The DNA region aaatatgggctcacacgtggtagtaagctgagcaatgaacctgctgatgtaattcaatctccctagcagactcatgacctctttcttggttcttggaggtggcaaatcccgaatagactttatctttgtcggatctaactcaatacccctccggctgactataaaccccagaagtttcccagatggaactccGAATACACATTTGGCTGGATTCAATTTCAAGTCATACCTACGCagacgctcaaagaactttctcagatctcgtACATGGCCTTCATTGTGCTTTTATACTGGAATTCGTTGTGATGCATCACAAGTATCTTGCAGCTCATTATATTGCTTATCCTCAATTGCTCAATAATAATGCTTAAAAAGCTGTACTAAATTGTAATCAGACTACAAGTAATCCTTTAAATCACCATTCAAACTCTCACTCAATTGTGTGATGATCATACCACCCGAAAAAGTTTTCTTTCCATATGCTGCAAATAGTTTTTCCCTTAATGCATATATTCCTTGCAACCATTCATTTTCGTGAAGGTTATATTCATCAAGCATTATATTCCAAGCATCCATAAATTCTGCTTCATCTTCATACTCATAAATGCATTTTCCAAAATCACCATGGAAAGAAGCATACCTTTTATAAATTTGATTGAGATGTTTAGCTACATTTTGCTCCATGTGCCAGACGCATAACATGTGATAAACTTCAGTCATGACAAATGAGATGGCCTTACTCATAGCAACATCTTGATCTATAAGAATTGTTTTTGGGTTTTTCCCAGACATTGCTCTAAGAAACGTTTCAAACAACCACTGAAAGGAATCTGCAGTCTCATCATACATTAAAGCGCCTCCGAAAATAACCATTTTTCTATGGTTGTTCAATCCAATGAAACTAGCCAAAGGTATGTGCTCTCTATTCATCTGGTAAGTGGTATCGAATGAGAGAACATCTCCAAAAGTATCATAGTCTATTATCATCTTTGAATCTGTCCAATATATATTTGTGATCATATCATCAACATCCAACTGTACCACaaaaaagaaagatggatctTCAATTCTCTTCTTCTCAAAatattggcgaaagttagatttttggtgatttcggccgatagtggaaattttgatatcgagctcggaatggatttttcgaaagtggctgtaggtttgtagtgttatttgtgacctgtgtacaaaattttaggtaattcggactagatttgacgtggttcggcgtcgtttgtagaatttgaaaaattTCTATGTTCTTAGGCATGAATCcatgcttaattcatgatttttggcattattcgatgtgatttaaggctcgactaagttcgtatggtattataggattggttggtaggtttggttgaggtcccgggggcctcgggtgtgtttcggatgcttaacggaaagaaattggacttagaaaaatctaGTGCTTTTGCTGGTTCTGttgtaatcgcacatgcgcaaGGCTGCCCGCATGTGCGAGCAAATTGGCACAGAAGCGGgaaaatggaggagtgccaggagtcgcaggtgcaaggtgatttccgcatttgcgatgctcACAGATGCGTTAGGGatcttcgcaggtgcgcaaggtccgcagaagcggaagggaattTCGTATGCGCGCacgcgcagatgcggccctttcatcgcaggtgcgaaggcagatgGGGCAAGTGAATTGTGCAGATGCGCACAATTTCCGCACAAGCaaacccgcaggtgcgagcccaggttccgcaggtgcgaaaatacctgggcagtggttaagtgttaatcggacgaggcttggaccaagttggaaattgggagcaacagctgaagctcccagctgctgtcataatcgcacctgcacttggccaaccgcaggtgcgagctcgcagaagcggccaaaggaAGGGCAGCCCAGGATCCGCAGGTGCGCCCCTAACCTTcacagaagcgagaccgcagaagcggagccagCCAGCCTGGGCacttccgcagaagcagacttttgtccgcagaagcgacaaCACAGGTGCGGCCCtacgaccgcaggtgcgagatcgctggAGGTAGTGAGGTCTCTTTTAAAACGGGACTTAGTCATTTTGGCTCatttatttctattgttgggcaatttttggagctcttagagaggggatttcact from Nicotiana tabacum cultivar K326 chromosome 24, ASM71507v2, whole genome shotgun sequence includes:
- the LOC142178332 gene encoding protein FAR1-RELATED SEQUENCE 5-like, giving the protein MIIDYDTFGDVLSFDTTYQMNREHIPLASFIGLNNHRKMVIFGGALMYDETADSFQWLFETFLRAMSGKNPKTILIDQDVAMSKAISFVMTEVYHMLCVWHMEQNVAKHLNQIYKRYASFHGDFGKCIYEYEDEAEFMDAWNIMLDEYNLHENEWLQGIYALREKLFAAYGKKTFSGGMIITQLSESLNGDLKDYL